Part of the Candidatus Izemoplasmatales bacterium genome, ACGAAATCAACGGCTTCTTCACCGACGACTGGAACAAGATCGTCCAGTACGTCACGGTCGACCTCCGCACCGACTTCATCCTCGGCGAGGACATCTACGACCAGATCAGCGCCTACCTGCAGGACACCGACATCCTGAACAACCTCGTGACCGGGCTCGTCCCGTCGCTCCTTTCGGCGCTCACGAACGTGCTGCTTCCGATCGTGACGACGGTCGCGATCCTGCCGATGATGCTCATCTTCTACCTCCTCGACTACGAGATGATCGGCGAGCGCCTGCGCTCGCTCATCCCGGCGAAGCACGAGAAGGCCGCCGCCGACCTCGGCGGCCGCCTGAACGCCACCGTCGGCGCCTATCTCCGCGGCCAGCTGATCCTGATGATCGCGATCGGCACGGTCGCGACGATCATCTACAAGCTGATCGGCCTCGAGTACTTCTACCTGTTCGGCCTCCTCGTCGGCATCTGCAACATCATCCCGTACTTCGGGTCGATCATGTCCGCGATTCCGCCGATCATCTTCGCCTTCATCGCCAATTCCGGCCCCGGCCCGCTGATCGTGCTCGCCGTGAACGTCGGTCTCCAGACGGTCGAAGGCAACATCTTCCAGCCGATCATCATGGGCAAGCAGCTCGAGATGCATCCGCTCGTGATCATCATCTCGATCCTCTTCTTCGGATCCCTCTTCGGCGGAATCGGCGTCATCTTCGCCTCGCCGATCGCGGCCTCGATCCGCGTCTTCTTCGAGTTCTTCAAGGAGCGCCGGGCGCAGCGCGAAAGCCGCGAGACGCCTGAAAAGGCGGTCGGTCCCTGATGATCAAGAGCGGTTCGAAGGGGCGCATCTATTCGCTCTATGAGATCTCGGTGATCCTGTTCTACGCCTCCGCGATCGCCTTCATCCCGTTCGTGCTGGTGGTCACCTACATCTTCGACCTCGACCAGTCGCTCGACATCGACCACTTCATCCTCTGGCTGCTCGTCGCCGACGCCGTCGGCCTGGCCGCCGGGACGGCGGGACTGCTTGTCCGCAAGGACAAGCTCAAGCGCCGCGTCAAGCCCGCGTACCGCGGCGAGTTCGTCTACCTGATGGCCATCTCCGCCTTCGCCGTCCTCGGTTTCGTCGTCTTCTTCGACTACCTCGGCGGGGACCGCGCCTACATCGCGAACCTGCTCGTCGTGATCACGGTCCTGCTCGTCTACATCCTCATCCATCTCGGCCGCCGTTTTTTCAAATTCGACTATATGAAAAAGTGAAGGCTGCTTCCCGCAGCCTTTCTTGTTAGGAGCCGCCCATGTCCCTCACCCGTCTCGAAGCCCTCGTCGGAACAAGAAACCTCGTGCGCCTGCGCACGTTGACCGTGCTCGTCTGCGGCCTCGGCGGCGTCGGCTCCTTCGCCGCGGAGGCGCTCGCCCGCTCCGGCCTCGGACGCCTCGTCCTCGCCGACTGCGACGTCGTCGACGAAACCAACAAAAACCGCCAGCTCGTCGCGCTATCGTCCACCGTCGGACAAAGGAAGACCGCCGTGATGGCAAGACGCGTGAGGGACATCGACCCCGCCGTCGACGTCCGGCTCTTCGAGGAACGCATCGACAGCACCAATCTCGACCGGCTCCTCGACCCGCGCCCCGACTACGTCGTCGACGCGATCGACGACGTCCCCGCGAAGGTCGCCCTGATCGCCCGCTGCGCCGCCCTCGGGATCAAAGTCGTCTCCTCGGCCGGCTTCGCCAACAAGCGCCATCCCGAGCTGATCCGGATCGATGCGCTCGAGAAGACGTCCGTCGACCCGCTCGCGCGCGTCCTCCGATCCCGCCTAAGGGCGCTCCGCGTGCCTTTGTCCGTCCCGATCGTCTGGTCGACGGAATCCCCGTCGGTCCCGAAGACGCCCGGCATCCGGCTCGGCTCCTGCGCCACCGTGCCGTCCGCGGCCGGACTGTTCCTCGCATCGAAGGTTCTGAACGACATCCTGGAGGAGGAATGAAACGATGAAGACACTCATTATCGCCGGCGGCTGTTTCTGGGGCGTCGAGGCGTACTATCGCAAACTCAAGGGGGTCGTCGACACCGAGGTCGGCTATACCGACGCCCCCGGTCCGAACCCGACCTACCGCGACGTCTGCCAGGGCTCCGGCCACGTGGAAGCCTGCCGGATCGTCTACGACGAGACGGCCCTGCCCCTCGCCAAGGTCCTCGAGCACTTCTTCCGGATCGTCGATCCGACACAGAAGGACGAGCAGGGCCACGACAGGGGCGCGCAGTATCGCAACGGCATCTACTACGTCGATCCCGCCGACCGGGCGGAGATCGAGGCGTACGTCGCCGCCGTGAAGGCGCGTTACAGAAAGCCGGTCCACACCTACGTCAAGGCGGCCGCGCCGTTCTACGACGCCGAAACGTACCACCAGGACTATCTCGAGAAGAACCCGGGCGGATACTGCCACGTGAACATGGCGCTCCTCCGTCCCGAGGAGAAGAAGGAGGAATACCGATGAACAGCCTCTATTCCGTGAAACCCGAAGTGGCCGAGGCCCTCGCCGCCGGCCGTCCCGTCGTCGCCCTCGAATCGACGATCGTCTCCCACGGCATGCCGTGGCCGGAGAATCTCGAGACCGCGAAGGCGTGCGAAGACACGATCCGCCGCCACGGCGCGATCCCGGCGACCGTCGCCGTCATCGACGGCGTCCTACGGATCGGCCTCACCGAGGCCGAACTGATCCGGATCGCGAAGGATCCCCATGACGTCGTCAAGACCTCGCGGCGCGACTTCCCCTACGTCCTCTCGCAAAGGAAGACCGGCGCCCTCACGGTCGCCGGCACGATGGTCGCCTGCGACCTCGCCGGCATCCGGATCTTCGCCACCGGCGGGATCGGCGGCGTCCATCGCGGCTGGGAGCATTCCCTCGACGTCTCCGCCGACCTCGAGGAATTCTCGCGCACCTCGGTCTGCGTCGTCGCGGCCGGCGCGAAGGCGATCCTCGATCTGCCCGCGACCATGGAATACCTCGAGACCAAGGGCGTGCCCGTGGTCGGGTACGGCGTCGACGAGCTGCCGGCGTTCTACACCCGCTCCTCGGGCCTCTCCGTCGACTGCAACCTCCCGGACGCCGCGTCCGTCGCCCGATTCCTCAGGGCGAAGTGGGACCTCGGCCTGACCGGCGGCGTCCTCGTCGCCAACCCGGTCCCGGCGGAAGCCGCCTACGACCGCGAGAAGATCGATTCCGCGATCGCGCAGGCTCTTCACGACATGGATGCGGCCGGCGTGAAGGGCAAGGCCTCGACGCCGTACCTCCTCAAGCGGATCGGCGAGATCACCGGCGGCGGATCCCTCAAGACCAACGTCGCGCTCGTATTGAACAACTGCGCGGTCGCGGCCGACATCGCCGTCGCCTTTTCGGGGGAAGCCTGAGATGCGGAACGACTACATCTCCTGGGACCAGTACTTCATGGGCGTCGCGTGCCTCTCGGCGCTGCGCTCGAAGGACGACTCCTCGCAGGTCGGAGCCTGCATCGTGAACAAGAAGAACCGGATCGTCGGGATCGGCTACAACGGCCTGCCGATCGGCTGCGACGATTCCGCCTTTCCGTGGACCAGGGAGGGCGCGTTCCTCGATACGAAGTATCCGTACGTCGTCCACGCCGAGCCGAACGCGATCCTGAACGCGACCGTTCCCTTGGAAGGTGCGCGCATGTACGTGACGCTCTTCCCCTGCAACGAATGCGCCAAGCTGATCATCCAGGCGGGCATCCGCGAACTCGTCTACCTCTCCGACAAGTACGCGGGAAGCGATTCCGACGTCGCCGCAAAGCGGCTCCTGTCGGCGGCGGGCGTGACCTGGCGCAAGCTCGAGGGCTTCACCCTGAAGGTGGACTTCCATGAATGAACTCACCAACAGGGCATGGCCGGTCGTCCGGATCCTGCTCGTCCCGTACCTCCTCTTCAT contains:
- the msrA gene encoding peptide-methionine (S)-S-oxide reductase MsrA, translated to MKTLIIAGGCFWGVEAYYRKLKGVVDTEVGYTDAPGPNPTYRDVCQGSGHVEACRIVYDETALPLAKVLEHFFRIVDPTQKDEQGHDRGAQYRNGIYYVDPADRAEIEAYVAAVKARYRKPVHTYVKAAAPFYDAETYHQDYLEKNPGGYCHVNMALLRPEEKKEEYR
- a CDS encoding dCMP deaminase family protein, yielding MRNDYISWDQYFMGVACLSALRSKDDSSQVGACIVNKKNRIVGIGYNGLPIGCDDSAFPWTREGAFLDTKYPYVVHAEPNAILNATVPLEGARMYVTLFPCNECAKLIIQAGIRELVYLSDKYAGSDSDVAAKRLLSAAGVTWRKLEGFTLKVDFHE
- a CDS encoding AI-2E family transporter; its protein translation is MIPLKKKLFSDDNLNRAIKILAIVLLTLAVFFMATQFKDLWTWITDAVKAVIVPVAVAYLIALILFPLIKYLEKKGIGPRWLSLAIVFILAAGIVFGAFFFLVPMLIDEINGFFTDDWNKIVQYVTVDLRTDFILGEDIYDQISAYLQDTDILNNLVTGLVPSLLSALTNVLLPIVTTVAILPMMLIFYLLDYEMIGERLRSLIPAKHEKAAADLGGRLNATVGAYLRGQLILMIAIGTVATIIYKLIGLEYFYLFGLLVGICNIIPYFGSIMSAIPPIIFAFIANSGPGPLIVLAVNVGLQTVEGNIFQPIIMGKQLEMHPLVIIISILFFGSLFGGIGVIFASPIAASIRVFFEFFKERRAQRESRETPEKAVGP
- a CDS encoding tRNA threonylcarbamoyladenosine dehydratase is translated as MSLTRLEALVGTRNLVRLRTLTVLVCGLGGVGSFAAEALARSGLGRLVLADCDVVDETNKNRQLVALSSTVGQRKTAVMARRVRDIDPAVDVRLFEERIDSTNLDRLLDPRPDYVVDAIDDVPAKVALIARCAALGIKVVSSAGFANKRHPELIRIDALEKTSVDPLARVLRSRLRALRVPLSVPIVWSTESPSVPKTPGIRLGSCATVPSAAGLFLASKVLNDILEEE
- a CDS encoding pseudouridine-5'-phosphate glycosidase, producing MNSLYSVKPEVAEALAAGRPVVALESTIVSHGMPWPENLETAKACEDTIRRHGAIPATVAVIDGVLRIGLTEAELIRIAKDPHDVVKTSRRDFPYVLSQRKTGALTVAGTMVACDLAGIRIFATGGIGGVHRGWEHSLDVSADLEEFSRTSVCVVAAGAKAILDLPATMEYLETKGVPVVGYGVDELPAFYTRSSGLSVDCNLPDAASVARFLRAKWDLGLTGGVLVANPVPAEAAYDREKIDSAIAQALHDMDAAGVKGKASTPYLLKRIGEITGGGSLKTNVALVLNNCAVAADIAVAFSGEA